A genome region from Streptomyces sp. NBC_01296 includes the following:
- a CDS encoding citrate synthase 2, whose amino-acid sequence MSDFVPGLEGVVAFETEIAEPDKEGGSLRYRGVDIEDLVGHVSFGNVWGLLVDGAFNPGLPAAEPFPIPVHSGDIRVDVQSALAMLAPVWGLKPLLDIDERTARDDLARAAVMALSYVAQSARGQGRPMVPQSEIDKAESVVERFMIRWRGEPDPKHVKAVDAYWTSAAEHGMNASTFTARVIASTGADVAAALSGAVGAMSGPLHGGAPSRVLGMIEEIERTGDAVAYVKKALDKGERLMGFGHRVYRAEDPRARVLRRTAKELDAPRYEVAAALEKAALEELHARRPDRVLATNVEFWAAIMLDFAEVPAHMFTSMFTCARTAGWSAHILEQKRTGRLVRPSARYIGPGQRNPREIEGYADIAETA is encoded by the coding sequence ATGTCCGACTTCGTACCCGGGCTCGAAGGGGTCGTCGCGTTCGAGACCGAGATCGCCGAACCGGATAAGGAGGGTGGGTCGCTCCGCTACCGCGGGGTCGACATCGAGGATCTCGTCGGGCACGTCTCGTTCGGCAACGTCTGGGGCCTGCTGGTCGACGGGGCGTTCAACCCCGGCCTGCCCGCCGCCGAGCCCTTCCCGATCCCGGTGCACTCCGGTGACATCCGTGTCGACGTGCAGTCCGCCCTCGCCATGCTCGCCCCCGTGTGGGGTCTGAAACCGCTGCTCGACATCGACGAGCGGACCGCCCGCGACGACCTCGCGCGCGCCGCCGTGATGGCGCTGTCGTACGTCGCCCAGTCCGCGCGCGGGCAGGGCCGGCCGATGGTGCCGCAGAGCGAGATCGACAAGGCCGAGTCCGTGGTCGAGCGGTTCATGATCCGCTGGCGCGGTGAGCCGGACCCGAAGCACGTCAAGGCCGTCGACGCGTACTGGACCTCGGCCGCCGAGCACGGGATGAACGCCTCGACGTTCACCGCGCGGGTGATCGCCTCGACCGGTGCGGACGTGGCCGCGGCCCTCTCGGGCGCCGTCGGCGCCATGTCCGGGCCGCTGCACGGCGGCGCGCCGTCCCGCGTGCTCGGCATGATCGAGGAGATCGAGCGCACCGGCGACGCCGTGGCGTACGTGAAGAAGGCCCTGGACAAGGGCGAGCGGCTGATGGGCTTCGGGCACCGCGTGTACCGGGCCGAAGACCCGCGCGCCCGTGTGCTGCGGCGCACCGCCAAGGAGCTGGACGCGCCGCGCTACGAGGTGGCCGCCGCGCTCGAGAAGGCCGCGCTGGAGGAGCTGCACGCCCGCCGCCCCGACCGGGTGCTGGCGACCAACGTGGAGTTCTGGGCCGCGATCATGCTGGACTTCGCGGAGGTCCCGGCGCACATGTTCACCTCGATGTTCACCTGCGCCCGGACCGCCGGCTGGTCGGCGCACATCCTGGAGCAGAAGCGCACGGGCCGCCTGGTGCGCCCGTCGGCCCGCTACATCGGCCCGGGTCAGCGCAACCCCCGCGAGATCGAGGGGTACGCCGACATCGCCGAGACGGCCTGA
- the pdxH gene encoding pyridoxamine 5'-phosphate oxidase, with amino-acid sequence MAGVTDQDIDPATMRKQYRSEIVHEEGLAEDPMRQFAEWFQQAADSHLFEPNAMVVSTATPDGRPSSRTVLLKQFDERGFAFYTNYGSRKGREIDANPHVALLFPWHPIARQVIVTGTASRIGRDETAAYFRSRPHGSQLGAWASEQSRVIGSRAELDRRYTELAERYPEGEQVPVPPEWGGIRVVPDAMEFWQGHENRLHDRLRYVLEGGKWRLERLCP; translated from the coding sequence ATGGCTGGCGTGACCGACCAGGACATTGACCCCGCCACGATGCGCAAGCAGTACCGCTCGGAGATCGTCCACGAGGAGGGCCTCGCCGAGGACCCCATGAGGCAGTTCGCCGAGTGGTTCCAGCAGGCCGCCGACTCGCACCTCTTCGAACCGAACGCGATGGTCGTCTCGACGGCGACCCCCGACGGCCGCCCCAGCTCCCGCACGGTGCTGCTGAAGCAGTTCGACGAGCGGGGCTTCGCCTTCTACACCAACTACGGCTCGCGCAAGGGCCGCGAGATCGACGCGAACCCGCACGTCGCGCTGCTCTTCCCCTGGCACCCCATCGCCCGCCAGGTCATCGTCACCGGCACGGCCTCGCGGATCGGCCGCGACGAGACGGCGGCGTACTTCCGCTCCCGCCCGCACGGCTCCCAGCTGGGCGCCTGGGCGAGCGAGCAGTCCCGGGTGATCGGATCCCGCGCCGAGCTCGACCGCCGTTACACGGAGCTCGCCGAGCGCTACCCCGAGGGCGAGCAGGTCCCCGTCCCGCCCGAGTGGGGCGGCATCCGGGTCGTCCCCGACGCGATGGAGTTCTGGCAGGGCCACGAGAACCGGCTCCACGACCGGCTGCGCTACGTCCTCGAGGGCGGCAAGTGGCGCCTCGAGCGCCTCTGCCCGTAG
- a CDS encoding PAS domain-containing protein produces MSASGRSETTDDLLAALLDGMDAALCAFDADGVITHWNREAERILGWTAAEAVGRKGFAGWAVRAADAQDVEERLMAAQDVPGRQVHEFALLTKEGGRVLVRTQSAGVPGADGKPAGVYCAFSEVHAQIDLERSIALSEALMDDASWGVVLVDVDLRPAVVNAHAARAFGSGRTALLGRPLGELLVQGVEELEGALQHVLADGSPPAPVELWVSVRTPEGVRRRCWRSGFLRLGSPLAEEPVPLGVGWLFQDITEARQASLDTAQLRFRAGQLHRSGRAAAECEDPAEAAAVRLDFALAGFAEHALLDVLEQSADPDRQRLVRVAASPPLLPGAGASQARYEPGHPALQALDRIGSVRTSAPRGEAGAGWARDRQWPEDAAHVLCTVLRSRGRTLGALTFVRGASRAAFEQADAAYAEEVAARVAADLDLAACPRTPGEGLPRQ; encoded by the coding sequence GTGAGTGCTTCCGGACGGAGTGAGACCACCGACGATCTGCTCGCAGCGCTGTTGGACGGGATGGACGCGGCGTTGTGCGCGTTCGACGCCGACGGCGTGATCACGCACTGGAACCGCGAGGCCGAGCGGATCCTCGGCTGGACCGCCGCCGAGGCGGTCGGGCGCAAGGGGTTCGCCGGGTGGGCCGTGCGTGCCGCCGATGCGCAGGACGTCGAGGAGCGGCTCATGGCCGCCCAGGACGTGCCCGGTCGGCAGGTGCACGAGTTCGCGCTGCTGACCAAGGAGGGCGGGCGGGTGCTTGTGCGGACCCAGTCCGCCGGGGTGCCCGGGGCGGACGGGAAGCCCGCCGGCGTGTACTGCGCCTTCAGTGAGGTACACGCGCAGATCGACCTGGAGCGGTCCATCGCGCTCAGCGAGGCGCTGATGGACGACGCCTCGTGGGGTGTCGTCCTCGTCGATGTGGATCTGCGGCCCGCCGTGGTCAACGCGCACGCCGCCCGCGCCTTCGGATCGGGGCGCACCGCGCTGCTCGGCCGGCCGCTGGGGGAGCTGCTGGTCCAGGGCGTCGAGGAGCTGGAGGGAGCGCTCCAGCACGTGCTCGCCGACGGGTCCCCGCCCGCGCCCGTGGAGCTGTGGGTGTCCGTCCGCACGCCGGAGGGGGTGCGGCGGCGGTGCTGGCGGTCCGGGTTCCTGCGGCTGGGGTCCCCGCTGGCGGAGGAGCCGGTGCCGCTCGGGGTCGGCTGGCTGTTCCAGGACATCACCGAGGCCCGGCAGGCCTCGCTGGACACGGCGCAGCTGCGGTTCCGCGCCGGCCAGCTGCACCGCTCGGGCCGGGCGGCCGCCGAGTGCGAGGACCCGGCCGAGGCCGCCGCCGTACGGCTGGACTTCGCCCTCGCCGGCTTCGCGGAGCACGCGCTGCTCGACGTACTGGAGCAGTCGGCCGACCCGGACCGGCAGCGCCTGGTACGGGTGGCCGCCTCGCCGCCGCTGCTGCCCGGGGCGGGGGCGAGCCAAGCGCGGTACGAGCCCGGGCATCCGGCGCTGCAGGCGCTCGACCGGATCGGCTCGGTGCGCACCAGCGCCCCGCGGGGGGAGGCGGGCGCGGGCTGGGCGCGGGACCGGCAGTGGCCGGAGGATGCGGCGCACGTGCTGTGCACGGTGCTGCGCAGCCGCGGGCGGACCCTGGGGGCGCTGACCTTCGTACGGGGCGCTTCGCGGGCCGCCTTCGAACAGGCGGACGCGGCGTACGCGGAGGAGGTGGCGGCCCGGGTCGCGGCCGATCTCGACCTGGCCGCCTGCCCCCGCACCCCCGGCGAGGGATTACCCCGGCAATAG
- a CDS encoding SIS domain-containing protein translates to MSESKLAGQFLDAAIGLLQRVRDEEAAHIAEAGAAVADAVAAGNRLFVFGAGHSSLPAQDVVYRAGGLALMNFLAVPGTVGIDVMPATLGSALERVDGLAGAVLDSSPAADGDVLVIISLSGRNALPVEMAMNARAIGLKVICVTSVAYATETKSRHASGTFLKDHCDIVLDSKIAVGDAELSLDGIDAPFAPASTVVTSAIMQAVMAAAAGELAARGMEPPLLRSGNVDGGHEWNGRVLQEYGDRIFFRH, encoded by the coding sequence ATGAGCGAGAGCAAGCTGGCCGGTCAGTTCCTCGACGCCGCGATCGGACTCCTGCAGCGGGTCCGCGACGAGGAGGCCGCGCACATCGCCGAGGCCGGAGCCGCCGTCGCCGACGCCGTCGCCGCCGGGAACCGGCTCTTCGTCTTCGGCGCCGGCCACTCCTCCCTCCCCGCCCAGGACGTGGTCTACCGGGCCGGCGGACTCGCCCTGATGAACTTCCTCGCCGTCCCCGGCACCGTCGGCATCGACGTCATGCCGGCCACCCTCGGCAGCGCCCTGGAGCGGGTCGACGGCCTCGCCGGCGCCGTCCTCGACAGCAGCCCGGCCGCCGACGGCGACGTCCTCGTGATCATCTCCCTCTCCGGGCGCAACGCCCTGCCGGTCGAGATGGCCATGAACGCCCGCGCCATCGGCCTGAAGGTCATCTGCGTGACCTCCGTGGCGTACGCGACGGAGACCAAGTCGCGGCACGCCTCGGGCACGTTCCTCAAGGACCACTGCGACATCGTCCTCGACAGCAAGATCGCGGTCGGCGACGCCGAGCTGAGCCTCGACGGCATCGACGCGCCCTTCGCGCCCGCCTCCACCGTCGTGACCAGCGCGATCATGCAGGCCGTGATGGCGGCGGCCGCGGGCGAGCTCGCCGCGCGCGGCATGGAGCCCCCGCTGCTGCGCTCGGGCAACGTCGACGGCGGCCACGAATGGAACGGCCGCGTCCTCCAGGAGTACGGCGACCGGATCTTCTTCCGCCACTGA
- a CDS encoding metal-dependent transcriptional regulator → MSGLIDTTEMYLRTILELEEEGVVPMRARIAERLDQSGPTVSQTVARMERDGLVAVASDRHLELTEEGRRLATRVMRKHRLAECLLVDVIGLEWEQVHAEACRWEHVMSEAVERRVLELLRHPTESPYGNPIPGLEELGEKAEADPFLEDGMVSLSELDPGADGKTVVVRRIGEPIQTDAQLMYTLRRAGVQPGSVVSVTESPGGVLVGSGGEAAELDAEIASHVFVAKR, encoded by the coding sequence ATGTCCGGACTGATCGATACCACGGAGATGTATCTCCGCACCATCCTCGAGCTGGAAGAGGAAGGCGTGGTCCCCATGCGCGCCCGTATCGCCGAGCGGCTCGACCAGAGCGGCCCGACGGTGAGCCAGACGGTGGCGCGCATGGAGCGGGACGGCCTGGTGGCCGTGGCGAGCGACCGTCACCTGGAGCTGACGGAGGAGGGCCGGCGGCTGGCGACGCGCGTGATGCGCAAGCACCGGCTCGCGGAATGCCTGCTCGTCGACGTCATCGGCCTGGAGTGGGAGCAGGTGCACGCCGAGGCCTGCCGCTGGGAGCACGTGATGAGCGAAGCGGTGGAGCGGCGGGTGCTGGAGCTGCTGCGCCACCCGACCGAGTCGCCGTACGGGAACCCCATCCCGGGGCTGGAGGAGCTGGGCGAGAAGGCCGAGGCGGACCCGTTCCTGGAGGACGGCATGGTCAGCCTGTCGGAGCTGGACCCGGGTGCGGACGGCAAGACCGTGGTCGTGCGCCGGATCGGGGAGCCGATCCAGACGGACGCCCAGCTGATGTACACGCTGCGGCGGGCGGGCGTGCAGCCCGGCTCGGTGGTCAGCGTGACCGAGTCGCCGGGCGGTGTGCTGGTCGGCAGCGGCGGAGAGGCCGCAGAACTGGACGCGGAGATCGCCTCGCACGTGTTCGTGGCCAAGCGCTGA
- a CDS encoding alpha/beta fold hydrolase, with amino-acid sequence MVQRIDVTGADGVRLAAWEFRESAATAPPDPHAPRVLLLHGLMGRAFHWAGTARWLARNRRVVALDQRGHGQSDRPSAGPGASTRLGRDAFVADAETVIEQLGLGPVTLIGHSMGALTGWQLAARRPDLVEALVICDMRASALGEASQQEWEEWFHRWPLPFPTQDAARRWFGQDDPRVERPDPGRGAFFAEVMHQAPDGWRPLFSRRQMLRARETWVHDAHWEELAQVRCPTLVVRGLDGELGRAEAQEMVRVLPAGQYAEIPDAGHYLHYDHPTAWRAALEPFLDQVRAAAT; translated from the coding sequence GTGGTACAGCGCATCGATGTGACAGGGGCCGACGGTGTGCGCCTGGCCGCCTGGGAGTTCCGAGAGTCCGCCGCCACCGCGCCCCCGGATCCCCACGCGCCCCGGGTGCTGTTACTCCACGGCCTGATGGGCCGCGCCTTCCACTGGGCGGGCACCGCCCGCTGGCTCGCCCGGAACCGCCGCGTCGTGGCCCTCGACCAGCGCGGCCACGGCCAGAGCGACCGCCCCTCGGCCGGCCCGGGCGCCTCGACCCGCCTGGGGCGCGACGCGTTCGTGGCCGACGCCGAAACCGTCATCGAGCAGCTCGGCCTGGGGCCCGTGACCCTGATCGGCCACTCCATGGGCGCCCTCACCGGCTGGCAGCTGGCGGCCCGCCGCCCCGACCTGGTCGAGGCCCTGGTCATCTGCGACATGCGCGCCTCCGCCCTCGGCGAGGCCTCCCAGCAGGAATGGGAGGAGTGGTTCCACCGCTGGCCCCTCCCCTTCCCCACCCAGGACGCCGCCCGCCGCTGGTTCGGCCAGGACGACCCCCGGGTGGAACGCCCCGACCCCGGCCGCGGCGCCTTCTTCGCCGAGGTGATGCACCAGGCTCCGGACGGCTGGCGCCCCCTGTTCTCCCGCCGCCAGATGCTGAGGGCCCGCGAGACCTGGGTCCACGACGCGCACTGGGAGGAGCTGGCCCAGGTCCGCTGCCCGACCCTCGTCGTCCGGGGCCTGGACGGCGAACTCGGCCGCGCGGAGGCCCAGGAGATGGTCCGCGTCCTCCCCGCCGGCCAGTACGCCGAGATCCCCGATGCCGGCCACTACCTCCACTACGACCATCCGACGGCCTGGCGCGCCGCCCTGGAGCCCTTCCTGGACCAGGTCAGGGCCGCCGCGACCTGA
- a CDS encoding transporter, whose amino-acid sequence MSAASASAPAAATAAAPTAAGAADLTAVFVRLKLSLLRNGLKGSSKRKAAYFGSLAFALVVACFAMLGLAVLHGNAHAGTVVVLFAAILALGWTFMPLFFPSGDETLDPSRLVMLPLRPRPLVRALLASSLVGIGPLFTVCLAVGSVVAVARGAAGIVAAVPAVPLLVLGCVTLARAVATANVRLLTSRKGRDLALLSGLLIAVGAQLANFASQRLFQSGGLAQLEPVEAVVRWLPPATAVGMVDSASKGSYGVAAAQLAVTVLALVLLLWFWERSLTTLMVTPDGSTIAASKPSAKRESTGGAGVWSFLPGGRTGAVMQRTLRYVVRDPKTKSAWVTALAIGLIVPVFNALQGTGSVYLACFGAGMLGVQMYNQFGQDTSAFWMVAQTISTPRDAFAELRARAYALALVTVPYTLVVTAVTAALVHNWGGFPAALGVGLALLGSMLCTGALASARFPYSIPTDGAFKNVAPGQAGLAWAGIFGGMLASALICSPVIALTVFLSVTDQQSLTWIVLPLGAAWGTFAAWAGLRLAAPTVARTLPEILLAVSKG is encoded by the coding sequence ATGAGCGCCGCATCCGCCTCCGCTCCGGCGGCCGCCACGGCCGCGGCGCCGACCGCGGCCGGCGCCGCCGACCTGACCGCGGTCTTCGTCCGCCTCAAGCTGTCGCTGCTCCGCAACGGGCTCAAGGGCTCGTCGAAGCGCAAGGCCGCCTACTTCGGCTCGCTGGCGTTCGCGCTGGTCGTGGCCTGCTTCGCGATGCTCGGCCTGGCGGTGCTGCACGGGAACGCGCACGCGGGCACGGTCGTCGTCCTGTTCGCCGCGATCCTGGCGCTGGGCTGGACGTTCATGCCGCTGTTCTTCCCCAGCGGGGACGAGACGCTCGACCCGAGCCGGCTGGTCATGCTGCCGCTGCGCCCGCGACCGCTCGTACGGGCCCTGCTGGCCTCCTCGCTGGTCGGGATCGGCCCGCTGTTCACGGTCTGCCTCGCGGTGGGCTCGGTGGTGGCCGTCGCGCGGGGCGCGGCGGGCATCGTGGCCGCCGTACCGGCCGTACCGCTCCTGGTGCTGGGCTGCGTCACGCTGGCCCGCGCGGTGGCCACGGCCAACGTCCGGCTGCTGACCAGCCGCAAGGGGCGTGACCTCGCGCTGCTCAGCGGCCTGCTGATCGCGGTGGGCGCGCAGCTGGCGAACTTCGCGAGCCAGCGCCTGTTCCAGTCGGGCGGCCTGGCCCAGCTGGAGCCGGTCGAGGCCGTGGTGCGGTGGCTGCCGCCCGCGACGGCCGTCGGCATGGTGGACTCGGCGAGCAAGGGCTCGTACGGCGTGGCGGCGGCGCAGCTGGCCGTCACCGTCCTGGCGCTGGTCCTGCTCCTGTGGTTCTGGGAGCGGAGCCTGACGACCCTGATGGTCACCCCGGACGGCTCGACGATCGCGGCCTCGAAGCCGTCGGCGAAGCGGGAGTCCACGGGCGGCGCCGGCGTCTGGTCGTTCCTGCCGGGCGGGCGGACGGGCGCGGTCATGCAGCGCACGCTGCGGTACGTGGTCCGCGACCCGAAGACGAAGTCGGCGTGGGTGACGGCGCTGGCGATCGGCCTGATCGTCCCGGTCTTCAACGCCCTCCAGGGCACGGGCTCGGTGTACCTGGCCTGCTTCGGCGCGGGCATGCTGGGCGTCCAGATGTACAACCAGTTCGGGCAGGACACTTCGGCGTTCTGGATGGTCGCGCAGACCATTTCGACCCCGCGGGACGCGTTCGCGGAGCTGCGCGCCCGCGCGTACGCCCTGGCCCTGGTCACCGTCCCCTACACGCTGGTGGTCACGGCGGTCACCGCGGCGCTGGTCCACAACTGGGGCGGGTTCCCGGCGGCGCTCGGGGTGGGGCTGGCCCTGCTGGGCTCGATGCTGTGCACGGGGGCGCTGGCCTCGGCCCGGTTCCCGTACTCCATCCCGACGGACGGCGCCTTCAAGAACGTCGCCCCGGGGCAGGCCGGGCTCGCCTGGGCCGGGATCTTCGGCGGCATGCTGGCGTCGGCGCTGATCTGCTCGCCGGTGATCGCGCTGACGGTCTTCCTCAGCGTGACGGACCAGCAGTCGCTGACCTGGATCGTGCTCCCGCTGGGCGCTGCCTGGGGCACCTTCGCGGCCTGGGCGGGGCTGCGCCTGGCGGCCCCGACGGTGGCCAGGACCCTTCCGGAGATCCTGCTGGCGGTCAGCAAGGGCTGA
- a CDS encoding ABC transporter ATP-binding protein gives MPDQADATGGTYGPGGARTAPSSGRAAVRVEGLWKRFGEQVAVAGIDLELPAGQFIGLVGPNGAGKTTTLSMVTGLLRPDMGRVFVAGHDVWSDPVEVKSRIGVLPEGLRLFERLSGRELLGYMGRLRGLPGEETDKRATQLLEVLDLAGSQHKLVVDYSTGMRKKIGLAAALLHNPEVLFLDEPFEGVDPVSAQTIRGVLERYTSSGATVVFSSHVMELVESLCDWVAVMAAGRIRAAGPLADVRGNAPSLQAAFLELVGAGGRDAGDSLDWLGGQAAR, from the coding sequence ATGCCGGACCAGGCAGATGCGACGGGTGGGACGTACGGACCGGGCGGCGCGCGAACCGCGCCGTCCTCCGGACGGGCGGCGGTACGGGTAGAGGGCCTGTGGAAGCGCTTCGGCGAACAGGTCGCGGTCGCGGGGATCGACCTCGAGCTGCCCGCGGGCCAGTTCATCGGCCTGGTCGGCCCGAACGGCGCGGGCAAGACGACGACGCTGTCGATGGTGACCGGGCTGCTGCGCCCTGACATGGGGCGGGTCTTCGTCGCCGGGCACGACGTCTGGAGCGACCCGGTCGAGGTGAAGTCGCGGATCGGCGTGCTGCCGGAGGGGCTGCGGCTGTTCGAGCGGCTGTCGGGGCGTGAACTGCTCGGCTACATGGGCCGGCTGCGCGGGCTGCCGGGCGAGGAGACCGACAAGCGGGCCACGCAGCTGCTGGAGGTCCTGGACCTCGCGGGCTCGCAGCACAAGCTCGTCGTGGACTACTCGACGGGCATGCGGAAGAAGATCGGCCTGGCCGCCGCCCTGCTGCACAACCCCGAAGTGCTGTTCCTGGACGAGCCGTTCGAGGGCGTGGACCCGGTGTCGGCGCAGACCATCCGCGGAGTGCTGGAACGGTACACCTCGTCCGGCGCCACGGTCGTCTTCTCCTCCCACGTCATGGAGCTGGTCGAGTCGCTGTGCGACTGGGTCGCCGTCATGGCCGCCGGCCGGATCCGCGCCGCGGGCCCGCTGGCCGACGTACGGGGAAACGCGCCCTCGCTGCAGGCCGCGTTCCTGGAGCTGGTCGGCGCGGGCGGCCGCGACGCGGGCGACTCGCTGGACTGGCTCGGCGGGCAGGCCGCCCGATGA
- a CDS encoding bifunctional DNA primase/polymerase: MEETITVTETAPVPKQRGEQLLDHAVRYAEERHWDVFAGTWLESAEGRELCSCGAQDCPAPGAHATVKDWAALATGSAVQVRRIWAKTPEASILLPTGRTFDALDVPDSAGFLALARLERMERTLGPVALTPDHRMLFFVLPGAGAKVPDLVRKLGWSPASIDLVARGEGEYVAAPPTRFGGRGSVQWARRPTPANRWLPDTEELIAALAYACGREAAADRDRQGA, translated from the coding sequence GTGGAAGAGACCATCACAGTCACGGAGACCGCACCCGTCCCCAAGCAGCGCGGCGAGCAGCTGCTGGACCATGCCGTGCGGTACGCGGAAGAACGGCACTGGGACGTCTTCGCCGGCACCTGGCTGGAGTCCGCGGAAGGGCGGGAGCTGTGCTCCTGCGGGGCGCAGGACTGCCCGGCGCCGGGCGCGCACGCCACGGTGAAGGACTGGGCGGCGCTGGCCACGGGCAGCGCGGTCCAGGTGCGGCGGATCTGGGCGAAGACCCCCGAGGCCTCGATCCTGCTGCCGACCGGCCGGACGTTCGACGCGCTGGACGTGCCGGACTCGGCCGGGTTCCTGGCGCTGGCGCGGCTGGAGCGGATGGAACGCACCCTGGGTCCGGTCGCCCTCACGCCCGACCACCGGATGCTGTTCTTCGTCCTGCCGGGCGCCGGGGCGAAGGTGCCGGACCTGGTGCGCAAGCTCGGCTGGTCACCGGCCTCGATCGACCTCGTCGCGCGGGGCGAGGGCGAGTACGTGGCCGCCCCTCCCACCCGCTTCGGCGGCCGGGGCTCGGTCCAGTGGGCGCGCCGGCCCACCCCGGCGAACCGGTGGCTGCCGGACACGGAGGAGCTGATCGCCGCGCTGGCGTACGCGTGCGGGCGCGAGGCCGCGGCGGACCGGGACCGCCAGGGCGCCTGA
- a CDS encoding transcriptional regulator — protein MAARPLVARQPNERLQALIQEAGCSNAGLARRVNMCGAEHGLDLRYDKTSVARWLRGQQPRGRAPGIIAEALGRKLGRTVTIDEIGMANGKNLASGIGLQFSPTVIGAIEQVSELWRSDVGRRDFLSGSSVAASALVEPSRDWLITGADAQVARSGGSRVGMPDVEAVRATTEALKDLDHRFGSGHVRPVVVHYLNSVVSGLIGGSYREPVGRALFAAVARLTELAGYMAVDTGQPGLAQRYYIQALRLAQAAGDRAYGGYVLAASMSHLAAELGNPREIAQLARAAQEGTRGQVTPRVEAMFYAAEARGHALLGDTRATAVLSSRAVTALERAEPESGDDPVWIRHFDAAYLADELAHCHRDLGQAEAAARQAEDALRGLPAGKARRRAIGLLLLASAQVQQREVEQACQTAAKAADLLSGLRSNRGAEYLDDFRTRLAPYREEPAAREFTARLEVVA, from the coding sequence ATGGCAGCCAGGCCTCTCGTCGCGCGCCAGCCGAATGAACGGCTACAGGCGCTCATCCAGGAAGCCGGGTGCTCGAACGCCGGGCTCGCCCGGCGCGTCAACATGTGCGGGGCCGAACACGGCCTCGATCTCCGCTACGACAAGACTTCCGTGGCCCGGTGGCTGCGCGGCCAGCAGCCGCGTGGCCGGGCACCCGGCATCATCGCCGAGGCGCTGGGGCGCAAACTCGGCCGGACCGTCACCATCGACGAGATCGGCATGGCCAACGGCAAGAACCTCGCCTCCGGCATCGGCCTGCAGTTCTCCCCGACCGTCATCGGCGCCATCGAGCAGGTCAGCGAGCTGTGGCGGAGCGATGTCGGCCGCCGCGACTTCCTGTCCGGGTCGAGCGTGGCCGCGTCCGCGCTCGTCGAACCGAGCCGCGACTGGCTGATCACCGGCGCCGACGCGCAGGTCGCGCGCAGCGGCGGCTCGCGCGTCGGGATGCCGGACGTGGAGGCGGTACGGGCGACCACCGAGGCCCTCAAGGACCTCGACCACCGCTTCGGCAGCGGGCACGTGCGGCCCGTGGTCGTGCACTACCTCAACTCCGTGGTCTCCGGGCTGATCGGCGGCTCGTACCGGGAGCCGGTCGGGCGGGCGCTGTTCGCGGCCGTGGCCCGGCTGACGGAGCTGGCCGGCTACATGGCGGTGGACACCGGGCAGCCGGGCCTGGCGCAGCGCTACTACATCCAGGCGCTACGGCTGGCGCAGGCGGCGGGGGACCGGGCGTACGGGGGCTACGTGCTCGCGGCGTCGATGAGCCACCTCGCGGCGGAACTGGGCAATCCGCGGGAGATCGCGCAGCTCGCGCGGGCCGCTCAGGAGGGGACCCGCGGGCAGGTCACGCCGCGGGTGGAGGCGATGTTCTACGCCGCCGAGGCGCGCGGGCACGCGCTGCTGGGCGACACCCGGGCCACGGCGGTGCTGTCCTCGCGGGCGGTGACCGCGCTGGAGCGGGCGGAGCCGGAGTCGGGCGATGACCCGGTCTGGATCCGGCACTTCGACGCGGCGTACCTCGCGGACGAGCTGGCGCACTGCCACCGGGACCTGGGTCAGGCGGAGGCGGCGGCCCGGCAGGCCGAGGACGCGCTGCGGGGGCTCCCGGCGGGCAAGGCCCGGCGCCGGGCGATCGGTCTGCTGCTGCTGGCGTCGGCGCAGGTGCAGCAGCGGGAGGTGGAGCAGGCCTGCCAGACCGCCGCGAAGGCGGCGGACCTGCTGTCGGGGCTCCGCTCGAACCGGGGCGCGGAGTACCTGGACGACTTCCGCACCCGGCTCGCCCCGTACCGCGAAGAGCCGGCGGCCCGCGAGTTCACGGCCCGCCTGGAGGTGGTGGCGTAG